In one Brienomyrus brachyistius isolate T26 chromosome 5, BBRACH_0.4, whole genome shotgun sequence genomic region, the following are encoded:
- the epn3b gene encoding epsin-3 produces MTTSALRRQVKNIVHNYSEAEIKVREATSNDPWGPPSSLMSEISDMTFNVVAFTEVMGMIWKRLNDHGKNWRHVYKALTLLDYLMKTGSERVAQQCRENAFTIQTLRDFQYVDRDGKDQGVNVREKAKQLVALMRDEERLRTERAQALKTKERMAGATSGMGSGSGSGSGPGLGPGPGSSTLPSYPSRRTSQPSMAALYGEEFSRSRGSPSSFNSSSSSPRVPSDLEQSRPQTSGEEELQLQLALAMSREESEKPGPASSVALEMDEEALLQIALTLSKEEHDQEQRTRQGDESLLQKALEASRRESESGTRESAMVDLVDIFGPDPAAPLDSEPWESQAVILPTSDPWDSVTVVRSDTPVFGSPWTAPPLSSSPSQAWVPRYSPPDPWEAQPTAPSPNPISHAWSSPAHTGASGLDPFSVPMEVPKEPEAPPQLFLPRPGSPGGVERVSRDQMNGRGGGSPELFDLSRLGDTLGEPSPRSCRTPEAFLGPTAASLVNLDTLIPYNPPAKNKNPFLSGLSAPSPTNPFHSDQPRLTLNQMRPSSTSPLPGSALPYSASLPLPLSRQSPALTSSFTQPPTLAAVGPPGLLEVPGNLPQPLLPLSPAAAPGDHLSGNPFL; encoded by the exons ATGACAACCTCAGCCCTGCGCCGGCAGGTGAAGAACATCGTGCACAACTACTCTGAGGCAGAGATCAAAGTGCGGGAAGCGACCTCCAATGACCCATGGGGGCCACCTAGCTCGCTCATGTCCGAGATCTCGGACATGACCTTCAATGTAGTGGCCTTCACTGAGGTCATGGGCATGATCTGGAAGCGCCTCAATGATCATGGCAAGAACTGGCGGCATGTGTACAAGGCCCTGACACTGCTTGACTACCTGATGAAGACGGGCTCGGAGCGTGTGGCGCAGCAGTGCCGTGAGAACGCCTTCACCATCCAGACGCTCAGGGACTTCCAGTACGTGGACCGCGATGGCAAGGACCAGGGTGTCAATGTTCGCGAGAAGGCCAAGCAGCTGGTGGCTCTCATGCgggacgaggaacggttacGGACAGAGCGGGCCCAGGCGCTCAAGACTAAAGAGCGCATGGCGGGGGCCACGTCAGGCATGGGCTCGGGTTCGGGCTCGGGCTCTGGCCCGGGCCTGGGCCCGGGCCCGGGTTCCTCCACCCTGCCTTCCTACCCCAGCCGGCGCACAAGCCAGCCCAGCATGGCTGCCCTCTATGGGGAAGAGTTCAGCCGCTCCCGGGGCTCCCCCTCCTCTTTCAACT CCTCCTCATCATCTCCACGAGTCCCATCGGACCTGGAGCAGTCTCGCCCTCAGACCAGCGGggaggaggagctgcagctacaGCTGGCATTGGCTATGAGTCGGGAGGAGAGTGAGAAG ccaggtcccgcctcctctgttGCCTTGGAAATGGACGAAGAAGCACTACTTCAGATTGCATTGACTCTAAGCAAAGAGGAACATGATCAG GAGCAACGCACCCGCCAGGGAGATGAGTCCTTGCTTCAAAAGGCGCTAGAAGCCAGCCGGCGGGAGAGCGAGTCGGGGACAAGGGAG TCGGCAATGGTGGACCTAGTGGATATTTTTGGACCAGATCCTGCTGCCCCTCTGGACAGCGAGCCCTGGGAATCTCAGGCCGTCATCCTACCCACCTCTGATCCCTGGGATTCTGTTA CGGTTGTGCGCTCCGACACGCCTGTCTTTGGCAGCCCCTGGACGGCGCCGCCTCTGTCCAGCAGCCCCTCTCAGGCTTGGGTCCCAAGATATTCTCCTCCGGACCCCTGGGAGGCCCAGCCcactgcccccagccccaatCCCATCAGCCATGCCTGGAGTTCGCCTGCTCACACCG GTGCCTCTGGTCTGGACCCCTTCTCAGTTCCCATGGAGGTCCCTAAAGAGCCAGAAGCCCCCCCACAGTTGTTTCTCCCCCGCCCTGGAAGTCCTGGAG GTGTGGAGAGAGTGTCCAGGGATCAGATgaatgggaggggcgggggcagCCCAGAGCTCTTCGACCTGTCCCgacttggggacaccctgggcgaGCCGAGCCCCCGGAGCTGCCGCACCCCAGAGGCATTCCTGGGCCCCACGGCAGCCTCACTGGTCAACCTGGACACGCTGATTCCCTACAACCCCCCAGCTAAGAATAAGAACCCTTTCTTATCGG GACTGAGCGCCCCCTCGCCCACCAACCCCTTCCACAGTGACCAGCCTCGACTCACCCTTAACCAGATGCGCCCGAGCTCCACGTCGCCGCTGCCTGGCTCTGCCCTGCCCTACAGCGCCTCCCTGCCCCTGCCTTTGAGTCGCCAGTCCCCAGCACTGACCTCCTCCTTCACCCAGCCGCCCACCTTGGCGGCCGTGGGGCCTCCGGGCCTCCTGGAAGTGCCTGGGAACCTGCCCCAGCCCCTGCTGCCCCTGTCCCCTGCAGCCGCACCCGGAGACCACCTCAGCGGGAACCCCTTCCTGTGA